A genomic region of Oncorhynchus mykiss isolate Arlee chromosome 2, USDA_OmykA_1.1, whole genome shotgun sequence contains the following coding sequences:
- the LOC110489131 gene encoding glutamate receptor ionotropic, kainate 3 yields the protein MRNTLLSARSSIVEYWTSAILCLFWIQYSCGMPHVIRIGGIFEQTEGPVPLVSPEELAFKFAVNNINRNRTLLPNTTLTYDIQRINIYDSFEASRKACDQLSLGVVAIFGPSHSSSSNAVQSICNALEVPHIQVRWKHHPMDNRDTFYANLYPDYSSLSYGILDLVQFLKWKTATVVYDDSTGLIRLQELIMAPSRYNIRLKIRQLPLDGEDTRPLLKEMKRGREFRIIFDCNHEMAAQILKQAQTMGMMTEYYHYIFTTLDLMAIDLEPYRFCGVNMTGFRILNVDNPQVASIVEKWSQERQIPPKPDSGLLEGIMTTDAALTYDAVHIVSVSYQHAPQMTVNSLQCHRHKPWRFGGRFMNFIKESHWEGLTGRLSFNRTSGLRTDFDLDIISLKEEGLEKVGKWSASGGLNITEVPKRKGMNITDSLANRSLVITTILEEPYVMLKKSDKALVGNDRFEGFCIDLLKELASILGFTYEIRLVPDGKYGSQDDKGQWNGMIKELMEHRADLAVAPLTITYLREKVVDFSKPFMSMGISILYRKPNTTNNGFFSFLNPMTPDIWVYILLAYLGVSCVLFVIARFSPYEWYDAHPCNPGSDVVENNFTLLNSFWFGVGSLMQQGSELMPKALSTRIIGGIWWFFTLIIISSYTANLAAFLTVERMESPVDSADDIAKQTKIEYGVVKDSATMSFFKKSKVSTFEKMWAFMSSKQSTSLVKSIEDGIQRVLKSDYALLMESTTIDYITQRNCNLTQVGGVIDSKGYGIGTPMGSPYRDKVTIAILSILEDGRLHMLKEKWWSGSSCLDEERREKAGPMGIQNLGGIFIVLASGLVLSVFVAIAEFIYKLRKTAKREQVFLQCHGGRDQTVVHLREACETQTPPPGPGHGQDGCSDQHAHVQRPTTPGKGQLELQHWDDPRVPVTVCASQRKSLLGNVEGVIGPETWDNGIEGITRFTINHSGIGTLTKHGTLTQHGTIKMAASATQV from the exons GGGGGATTTTTGAGCAAACAGAGGGACCGGTGCCGCTCGTCAGCCCAGAGGAGCTTGCCTTTAAATTTGCAGTGAACAACATCAACAGAAACAGGACTTTATTGCCCAACACGACGTTAACGTACGACATACAGAGGATTAATATCTACGACAGTTTTGAAGCGTCGAGAAAAG CCTGTGACCAACTGTCTTTAGGTGTAGTGGCAATATTTGGGCCCTCACATAGCTCGTCCTCAAACGCCGTCCAGTCCATCTGCAATGCGTTGGAAGTGCCACACATCCAGGTGCGATGGAAACATCACCCTATGGACAACAGGGACACATTTTACGCCAACCTGTACCCCGATTACTCTTCTCTCAGTTACGGCATCTTAGATTTGGTGCAGTTCCTCAAGTGGAAAACAGCCACAGTCGTATACGATGACAGTACAG GTCTTATTAGACTACAGGAACTGATAATGGCCCCCTCCAGGTATAACATCAGGCTAAAGATTCGCCAGCTCCCTCTTGACGGAGAGGACACCAGGCCCCTCCTcaaggagatgaagagaggacGGGAGTTTCGCATTATCTTCGACTGCAACCACGAAATGGCTGCACAGATCCTTAAACAG GCCCAGACGATGGGAATGATGACAGAGTACTACCACTACATCTTCACCACTCTG GACCTCATGGCTATCGACCTGGAGCCCTACCGTTTCTGTGGCGTCAACATGACCGGCTTCCGCATCCTCAACGTGGACAACCCTCAGGTGGCGTCCATCGTTGAGAAGTGGTCCCAAGAGAGGCAGATACCTCCCAAGCCCGACTCGGGTCTCCTGGAAGGGATCATGACG ACAGATGCTGCTCTGACGTACGACGCGGTCCACATCGTGTCCGTCTCCTACCAGCACGCACCACAGATGACGGTCAACTCGCTGCAGTGCCACCGCCACAAGCCATGGAGGTTCGGCGGGCGCTTCATGAACTTCATCAAAGAG TCTCACTGGGAAGGCCTGACGGGGAGGCTGTCGTTCAACAGGACCAGTGGCCTCCGCACAGACTTTGACCTGGACATCATCAGCCTGAAAGAGGAGGGCCTGGAGAAG GTGGGGAAGTGGAGTGCGTCCGGAGGTCTCAACATCACCGAGGTGCCCAAGCGGAAAGGGATGAACATCACAGACTCGCTGGCCAACCGTTCCCTGGTCATCACCACCATCCTG GAGGAGCCATATGTCATGCTTAAGAAGTCTGACAAGGCGCTGGTGGGCAACGACCGTTTCGAGGGATTCTGTATCGACCTGCTCAAGGAGCTGGCCAGCATCCTGGGCTTCACCTACGAGATCCGCCTGGTGCCTGATGGGAAGTACGGATCGCAGGACGACAAGGGCCAGTGGAACGGCATGATCAAGGAGCTGATGGAACAC AGAGCCGACTTGGCTGTGGCCCCTCTTACCATTACCTACCTGCGTGAGAAGGTCGTGGACTTCTCCAAGCCCTTCATGAGCATGGGCATCAGTATCCTGTATCGCAAgcccaacaccaccaacaacggCTTCTTCTCCTTCCTCAACCCCATGACCCCTGACATCTGGGTCTATATCCTGCTGGCCTACCTAGGCGTCAGCTGTGTCCTCTTCGTCATCGCTAG gttcAGTCCATACGAATGGTACGACGCCCATCCCTGCAATCCCGGATCCGATGTGGTAGAGAACAACTTCACcctccttaacagcttctggTTCGGTGTGGGCTCCCTCATGCAGCAAG GCTCTGAGCTGATGCCCAAAGCCCTGTCCACCAGGATCATCGGAGGCATCTGGTGGTTCTTCACCCTCATCATCATCTCCTCCTACACGGCCAACCTGGCCGCCTTCCTCACCGTGGAGCGCATGGAGTCGCCCGTGGACTCTGCCGACGACATCGCCAAGCAGACCAAGATTGAGTATGGTGTGGTCAAAGACAGTGCCACCATGTCTTTCTTCAAG AAATCAAAGGTGTCTACTTTTGAGAAGATGTGGGCTTTTATGAGTAGTAAACAGAGTACGTCGCTGGTCAAGTCCATTGAGGACGGCATCCAGAGGGTTCTGAAGTCTGACTATGCCTTGCTCATGGAGTCCACCACAATCGATTACATTACCCAGCGGAACTGCAACCTCACCCAGGTTGGAGGCGTCATTGACAGCAAAGGCTATGGAATAGGCACTCCCATGG GCTCTCCATACCGGGACAAAGTGACCATCGCCATCCTGAGCATTCTGGAGGATGGCCGTCTGCACATGCTCAAGGAGAAGTGGTGGAGCGGCAGCAGCTGTCTGGACGAAGAGCGCCGTGAGAAAGCCGGCCCCATGGGCATTCAGAATTTGGGAGGGATCTTTATAGTGCTGGCGTCTGGCCTGGTTCTCTCCGTCTTTGTGGCTATAGCCGAATTCATATACAAGCTAAGGAAGACGGCGAAACGTGAGCAG GTCTTTCTGCAGTGCCATGGTGGACGAGATCAGACAGTCGTTCACCTGCGGGAGGCGTGTGAAACACAAACACCACCACCAGGTCCCGGTCATGGTCAAGACGGATGCAGTGATCAACATGCACACGTTCAACGACCGACGACTCCCGGGAAAGGACAACTTGAGCTGCAACACTGGGATGACCCCCGTGTTCCCGTGACGGTTTGCGCCTCCCAGAGAAAGAGCCTCCTGGGCAATGTGGAGGGCGTGATTGGTCCCGAAACCTGGGACAATGGAATCGAGGGGATTACCAGATTCACCATCAACCACAGCGGCATAGGGACACTAACGAAACATGGAACACTAACTCAACATGGTACCATCAAAATGGCAGCATCGGCGACACAGGTATGA